ACTCACATAAAACATTGTTACAAACACAACAAGCAAAAAGAAACtagcttttcattaaaatgGCACATTGTGACATTCCCTTTACAAAGTCCCATGCTCAGGTAAAGTAATCATTCACAATCTGCCTACAGGTCATTCCACAAATGATTGTTTTCATATGGCTGAATCAGTCAATTTGGTCATTTGACTTTTCCAGACTGAAGCCATGATGATGAAGAGATGGAAAAGTAATCGAATCCCAGTGTTTGACAGTTTCCACAGGCCCTTTCTGCAAATGACAGCCTTCAATCTCTGATGGACATCCAGGTTGCGCAGTGAGAACGTGTGAGGTCATCACGACCCTGTAATGGAGGATTGTGGGATGTGTATGGCAGCTCTGAATGATGGTTTGTAAACACCGAGTCTCTGACGGCCTTTAGCTCTTCCTCAGACTGACATCTGTGCTGGTGAGCAGCGGTGACAGAGACGTGCTGTCAGACGTGTCGTCCCTCTTCAGCACCAGAAACGCCTCGCGGCTGATTCCCAACAGCTCTCGTAGACCGCTGTTCTCCAGCTGTACAGAACAACATCAACATCAACGTATAAACCATAATATCACTACTCCATTATATGTGTTTCATTAACTGCGGTATAGGCCTGGGTGGTATGGCGATATATATCATGCAAAGTAACTGATTATATGTAATCTGGAAAAcataatcagattttttttttttaaattgggtacttgtaattagattatattatgttttaaaacagtcTTAATcagccagtgttattttagtattattgagatacttttatagtttttattaatattttgaattagggCTGAACGATGTATCATTTTAGCATCGAAATCGTGATGTGTGCATCCGCGATAGTCACGTCGCAGGATGTGCGGTCAAGTGTAGGAATCGTTAATCCATACGGACCAGAGACCACGGTTCAAAACGCACGTGATTCTcagattaattgcaaagtttgacCATCATACAATGAAAGATTATCATTTGAACGTGTTTTAGATCCTGTCAGTTCAagcgattttaaaccatttgagcGCAAGATGGCacaaaagagagctcaattctgaacatgaaaattatttaaatattttaggggtacttaaagtaaatattttaggtcaaagGGGTTCCGCagacaaaaaaagtaattttctcTCTATATGTATTTTGTATATCAATATGCTGTGGGATTTTCCTATTGAAATCTATGtctaggtcaaaagtaatctcaAAAAGTAGTCAGACTACATTACCTAAAAATGTATAATCTAATAGATAATGTTACTAACAACAATTTTCtagtctgtgtttttaatgttaaacaaacaacaaaagacaaagtgAAAATAACTCACCACTCTTCactgaattgtgaaataaaattactcacTTTGTGAAATAAAATCTGGGTAATATCGCCCACCCCACTGAGATTCATATGGTGCGTCTCACCTCCAGACGTTTGATTCTCTCTTCATCCTCACACAGTCGCCCTTCATCCACCTCGATGGCTTTCCTCATCACTGTggccatttcatttattttttcaatgtgCGCTTGCATCTCCTGCAACATAAACACAGTAAATGCCTATTTGAACGCCAGCATTTGGGAGAATCTCAGAAAGAGCGTCTGCGGGACTGACGTTAGTGTGCTGTTCTCTGAGCTGGGTGACTATAGCAGGATCATCTCTCTTGCTGGCCATCAGAAGGCGAAACACCTGCTCTCTGTACTTGCTCATGATCAACTCCAGCGCAGACTGATGCTCCTCCAACGACGAGCGAAGCTCtgccgagagagagagagagagagagagatgagaggagtcagatttaaaacctgacaaatgcaGGGTATTAAAATACCTTCCAAACACACCTTTGTTTTCATGCTGCAGTTCCCGTATTTGCCGGTTTTCCTGCTGGATTCCCATGACCAGAGTAGAGCGTGGCCGATGTCTTGCCACCTGGTTCAACACCTCAATCTCTTCCTGATACTGAGAGAACAAGAAATATGAGGATGAGACTTGATTTTATTCATTGGGCAGACTGAGAACAAGCAATGATACCTGCTTCATGGCCTCCACTCTCTTATTCAGCAGTGTGGTTTGTTCAATCAGGATCTCAGCAGCACTGTCATGATCTCTGAGTCTCTCTACCAGTGATTTGGCATCAGCCAGCACCTTCTCAAGTGTACAGGTCATTCCTGAAGAGCACAAGAAACACACTTGGACTGACTTGGTGTCAtgattacattaataaatacatacagagagaaaaaaaatactctaCAGATGATGAGATAAGTGAAACACTCTTTTACTGCCCTATATTGTTACTGTTGTGGCTTAAATGTATGTCTTGATTTCAGAAATACTGAAAGGTGACTGTCAAATGTTTTGGTAAAAGCCTAGCATTAGCTTCTACGAACATAAATCTACCATTGTTCATTATAATAAAATGCTAGATCGTGTAAATAAATACTGTCCTGAAGCCAgaaatactttttgttttattgtatttaccAATAACACAGTGAATAATTTTAAACGAATGTAAAATCCTGTCTTACCTTATCTACAGCAACGGCTCAGTTAGAACACTTCCTGTTGCCGCGGGCTTGACGTCACGCGCGAGGACTTCTGGGAGATGTAGGCGCCAACGTCCTACATTACCGAGCACACCGTCCACATGGAGGCGCAATGGACaaactttctgaatgtttaaactgcaattagtaatattatgaatgtttattactgtaaaatacGCAAATCACTTTGGTGAGGCGTATTATTCTCTATTATTCTCTAAATGTCTCTGGCCTCAAaataccattataaagctccaGCTAATGTTCTTTTGTTAAATGAGTTTGAGGGGTTTTAAAAGTGGAGAGAGGCCAGTTTAATCCCCAATGTGACCCAGAGGGGGTAATCAGATTTTACCTGTGCAAACAAATCCTGTCTTGTGATTATGACTCAGTTTTATATCCAATGTCCAGCTTACTAACCATATAGAGGAatcattaaaagttttttttcctgctACCTTAAGTTATTTTAAGCATTTGGATTCTTTGCCACACAGCGAAATTACAATGACAGAAACACAAATGCACTGTCAGATGGATAATTCAGTGCGTATTTTATTTAACCATAGGCACAGACAgatcttaaatattttaatatagcattaatattaatattaacattaatattaacattaaaatgtcattttaatgtttaaattaattatttaaacattgttttagtGATTTGATgagttataaaatatattaaaatatataaaatagcaACCATGTTAATTTCttatctatttttcttttttcagtcatGTAATGTACGGCGCCGCCCACCTGCTCTCATGTCCCCGCCCCTTTCCATTGAGGCTTTTGATGtgcgctctgattggctgttttgAACCGCGAATCCCTCTCAACTGAACATTCCAAGTCGCGTGGAGGAAAAGCAAGCGAGCAGCTCCAGCTTCAGCTGATGCGCGTCCACGCACCCACGCGCGCACGCCCCTGCAGCCGAGCAGCGAAACGTGGATCAAATTTAGCCAA
The Ctenopharyngodon idella isolate HZGC_01 chromosome 4, HZGC01, whole genome shotgun sequence genome window above contains:
- the fgfr1op2 gene encoding FGFR1 oncogene partner 2 homolog, giving the protein MTCTLEKVLADAKSLVERLRDHDSAAEILIEQTTLLNKRVEAMKQYQEEIEVLNQVARHRPRSTLVMGIQQENRQIRELQHENKELRSSLEEHQSALELIMSKYREQVFRLLMASKRDDPAIVTQLREQHTNEMQAHIEKINEMATVMRKAIEVDEGRLCEDEERIKRLELENSGLRELLGISREAFLVLKRDDTSDSTSLSPLLTSTDVSLRKS